In Bdellovibrio sp. GT3, one genomic interval encodes:
- a CDS encoding sugar phosphate nucleotidyltransferase produces the protein MNVMLLAAGEGTRLRPYTNILPKPAMPFLTIPLAAHSLGFLQEVGISKLVVNTYHLPEKIHSLFNRINHGAQKLVYCDEVGEILGSGGGLSNAREHFKGGGDFIMMNADEVILPKDSEVLKKAIAHHKSSGALSTLMVMDHHEVGTKFGGVWTDSAGNIKGFGKTKIENCEKAWHFIGVQILSERIFDYLPASGVSNILYDGVMAGVAKGEKAQVFPFECTWFETGNPADLLEASKHCLQVMMATDSPEKQALEKTFSQFAKARIVTQKFDQATLQFSAEALIDNNSKFSGFVSVGSRTTIGKDCVLENVIIGDDVTVADGTRVSNTILL, from the coding sequence ATGAATGTAATGCTTCTTGCAGCTGGCGAAGGAACTCGTCTTCGCCCTTATACGAATATTCTGCCCAAACCTGCCATGCCATTTCTGACTATTCCCTTGGCGGCACACTCCTTGGGCTTTCTGCAAGAAGTGGGAATTTCGAAGCTTGTCGTAAACACCTATCACCTGCCTGAAAAAATCCACAGCTTGTTCAACAGAATCAATCACGGGGCGCAAAAGCTCGTGTATTGCGATGAAGTGGGTGAAATTCTTGGGAGTGGCGGCGGACTCAGCAATGCCCGCGAACACTTCAAAGGTGGCGGTGATTTCATAATGATGAATGCCGACGAAGTCATCTTGCCGAAGGATTCCGAAGTTCTAAAAAAAGCCATCGCCCACCACAAATCCTCCGGTGCCTTATCCACTTTGATGGTTATGGATCACCATGAAGTTGGTACCAAGTTCGGCGGTGTTTGGACAGACTCTGCCGGAAACATCAAGGGATTTGGAAAAACAAAAATCGAGAACTGCGAAAAGGCCTGGCACTTCATTGGTGTGCAAATTCTGTCCGAAAGAATATTCGACTATCTGCCAGCGAGTGGCGTTTCCAATATTCTATATGACGGCGTGATGGCTGGGGTTGCCAAAGGCGAGAAAGCTCAAGTCTTTCCGTTTGAATGCACTTGGTTTGAAACCGGCAATCCCGCGGATTTGCTGGAAGCCTCCAAGCACTGCTTGCAGGTTATGATGGCCACTGATTCCCCGGAAAAACAAGCTCTTGAGAAAACATTCTCGCAGTTTGCAAAAGCGCGAATCGTTACGCAAAAGTTTGATCAGGCCACTTTGCAGTTTTCTGCAGAAGCGCTGATTGACAACAACTCAAAATTTTCTGGTTTTGTAAGTGTGGGATCTAGAACGACTATCGGAAAAGATTGTGTTCTGGAGAATGTCATTATTGGGGATGACGTGACGGTTGCTGACGGCACTCGCGTCAGCAACACGATCCTACTATAA
- a CDS encoding TadE/TadG family type IV pilus assembly protein has protein sequence MMKDQPPLIQILRNRKGQVALFVALIFQILFIFFAMVINVGLLVHHKINLQNSVDFAAYYGAMKQAENMNAIAHVNYQIRQSWKLLAWRYRMIGTAGDFEEHPLLKDPSRGLTLRPGSADTDDINMSARDFYDAPSFCATYVPFKPMPDGENTCKFLKSNSGIRIFEQTKPIALHHSINAAISNATELLRSRAFERCRYFGAFNYRLLAQYVVAYNIDQGDRMLLIAAMSRSMSNSTSDFHDLDGDSVKTGILNTLRNNLTSANNNDALRVQVYNSLGAEGCNNPATDTMPAKWLVPVRIAPAFNYIDTECRQEESRIVSVPKELASDRNNWPREVREDQGHPLWREISELSQFVGLRQNIEDPYNYSMGVEKNPWCMAYVGVSATATPNIPFSPLGSVQLRARAFFKPFGGRMGPWYESQWPSGSDRSAGGGKMDENLPPRIFDTSNIGNPKDATRAGNYSRFIGDPVGMKSRNLLFQFGRAIFRLDPTWSQGRSNTQADLRDNAPNFDHWKQLPFDFAKKNSGNGDMLAWSEETRGPSRFRNLELLAVLPDQFDMAYYSIEPDFYHNYYTRIKDKFIPKVVSGFDKLVRPDIGHHKDYNQGGENLEAFSVKDQYKVLKNREIQELQLDIDQKLTYISKDWKHTLTGWADNGLLDYSLNTNKLGKCTIEPKYEGETPAPPTSGNCIVGGSSGYSVKMISSDYLNSELQLGGDNSGAAKIKNLPPSDF, from the coding sequence ATGATGAAAGACCAACCACCACTTATTCAAATACTGAGAAATCGCAAAGGTCAGGTTGCTCTTTTTGTTGCCCTCATATTCCAGATACTGTTTATATTTTTCGCGATGGTCATCAATGTGGGTCTTCTGGTTCACCACAAAATCAATCTGCAAAACTCTGTGGATTTCGCCGCTTACTATGGGGCGATGAAGCAGGCCGAGAACATGAACGCCATCGCACATGTGAACTATCAGATTCGTCAAAGCTGGAAGTTGCTGGCTTGGCGCTATCGTATGATTGGAACTGCCGGGGATTTCGAGGAGCATCCGCTTTTAAAAGATCCTTCGCGGGGTCTGACCTTGCGCCCGGGATCTGCTGACACTGATGACATCAACATGAGTGCGCGGGACTTTTACGATGCACCTTCGTTTTGTGCCACTTACGTTCCTTTCAAGCCGATGCCGGATGGGGAGAATACATGTAAGTTTTTGAAGTCCAACAGTGGCATCAGAATCTTCGAGCAAACCAAACCCATAGCTCTGCACCATAGCATCAATGCGGCGATCAGTAATGCGACTGAACTTTTACGCAGTCGGGCCTTTGAACGTTGCCGATACTTCGGTGCATTCAACTACCGTCTGCTGGCTCAATATGTGGTGGCTTATAATATCGATCAAGGTGATCGCATGTTGTTGATCGCGGCAATGTCGCGCTCCATGAGTAACAGCACCAGTGACTTTCATGATTTAGATGGTGATAGCGTTAAGACAGGTATTCTAAATACCCTTAGAAACAATCTGACATCAGCTAACAACAACGATGCTCTAAGGGTGCAAGTGTACAACTCGCTTGGTGCTGAAGGTTGTAATAATCCTGCAACGGATACCATGCCTGCAAAATGGTTGGTGCCAGTCAGAATTGCACCGGCTTTCAATTATATCGATACTGAGTGCCGACAGGAAGAGAGCCGTATCGTTTCTGTTCCAAAAGAATTGGCATCCGATCGAAACAATTGGCCGCGTGAAGTTCGCGAGGATCAGGGCCATCCACTGTGGAGAGAGATTAGTGAGCTTTCTCAGTTCGTAGGGCTTCGCCAAAATATTGAAGATCCGTACAACTACTCCATGGGTGTTGAAAAGAACCCTTGGTGTATGGCCTATGTGGGTGTGAGTGCGACGGCGACGCCGAATATTCCATTCTCACCACTGGGTTCCGTGCAGTTACGTGCGCGCGCATTCTTTAAGCCTTTTGGTGGTCGCATGGGTCCTTGGTATGAATCCCAATGGCCGTCTGGATCTGACAGATCTGCTGGTGGCGGAAAGATGGATGAGAATCTGCCTCCGCGAATTTTCGATACAAGCAATATCGGTAACCCTAAAGATGCAACCCGTGCCGGAAACTACAGCCGCTTTATTGGTGATCCGGTAGGGATGAAAAGCCGTAACTTGCTTTTCCAATTCGGTCGCGCCATTTTCAGATTAGATCCAACTTGGAGCCAGGGGCGTTCAAACACACAAGCTGACTTGCGTGACAATGCACCGAACTTCGATCATTGGAAGCAATTGCCGTTCGACTTTGCAAAAAAGAATTCCGGAAACGGGGATATGCTGGCTTGGAGCGAAGAAACACGCGGACCTTCGCGATTCAGAAATCTGGAGTTACTGGCAGTTTTACCAGATCAATTCGATATGGCTTATTACTCTATCGAGCCGGACTTCTATCATAACTATTACACTCGCATTAAAGACAAGTTCATCCCAAAAGTGGTTTCAGGTTTCGATAAGCTTGTAAGACCCGATATCGGACATCACAAGGATTACAACCAGGGTGGCGAAAACCTGGAAGCATTCAGTGTGAAGGATCAATATAAGGTTTTGAAAAACCGCGAGATTCAGGAACTGCAGCTGGATATTGATCAAAAACTTACTTATATCTCCAAGGACTGGAAGCACACTCTTACGGGGTGGGCTGACAACGGTCTGCTTGACTACTCTTTGAACACCAACAAGCTGGGTAAGTGTACAATTGAACCTAAATACGAGGGTGAAACTCCTGCTCCGCCAACTTCTGGCAATTGTATTGTGGGTGGAAGCTCCGGTTACTCGGTTAAAATGATCTCCTCTGACTATTTGAATTCTGAGCTGCAATTGGGTGGAGATAACTCCGGAGCTGCCAAGATCAAGAATTTGCCTCCTTCAGACTTCTAG
- a CDS encoding energy transducer TonB: MKFDPKNENFESERQLDLFTSGTAGLDFIPDFKIPAPRPPESNKSPRFMSMSVAMHIAAAVAMAVLSVPLANELKTETITIELEEPVVHQATKGADVEPTQGGSPAKLETALPEKLPGKLPVKEAASAPAMPVQNESAAKAVVAAPVAIDETLPEPVDDLFPAEVSKPAPVAATVAKAAPAKTTFKAAPMTIDDINSPELDAAEIADQKSEANIDEDLNKDFDDIDNKSASKLAKEEAEMSAMAHALKSNHDSDMQSLEDQNSAQAAALAESQKNLRNRNAKAVASAMASEKAAAQAAQAAAAAAAANSAKEGNGLGGNGGGKGEKAGAGAGNNGLDKAGEEIAGAPTGVRSLDQLKQMPGNKRPQYSEDERLQGHQGKVSFEAYITKDGVPVQFKMKQSTGYRNLDKKTLAALKSWRFYPGQEGWVEMPFSWDLKGGVQEVKGRLRTAVGQL, from the coding sequence ATGAAATTCGATCCAAAAAACGAAAATTTTGAGTCCGAAAGACAGCTCGATTTATTCACGTCGGGTACTGCAGGATTGGATTTCATTCCGGATTTTAAAATCCCGGCTCCCCGCCCGCCAGAATCAAACAAATCCCCGCGTTTTATGTCCATGTCCGTGGCCATGCATATAGCTGCAGCCGTGGCCATGGCGGTGTTAAGCGTGCCGTTGGCCAACGAACTTAAAACTGAAACTATCACAATTGAACTGGAAGAGCCGGTCGTTCACCAGGCAACCAAGGGTGCCGATGTGGAGCCCACACAAGGTGGTTCGCCTGCAAAACTTGAAACTGCATTACCAGAAAAGCTTCCCGGTAAGTTACCGGTAAAAGAGGCCGCCTCTGCTCCAGCCATGCCTGTTCAGAATGAATCCGCAGCCAAAGCTGTTGTGGCAGCGCCAGTTGCAATAGATGAAACTTTGCCTGAGCCGGTTGATGATCTCTTCCCTGCTGAAGTCAGCAAACCAGCTCCCGTAGCTGCTACAGTCGCCAAGGCGGCCCCTGCGAAAACAACATTCAAAGCGGCTCCGATGACTATTGATGATATCAACTCCCCAGAACTTGATGCCGCTGAAATCGCCGATCAAAAATCAGAAGCAAACATCGACGAGGACCTTAATAAGGATTTCGACGACATCGACAACAAATCCGCAAGCAAACTTGCCAAAGAAGAAGCTGAAATGAGCGCCATGGCTCATGCACTGAAATCCAATCATGATAGTGATATGCAATCACTGGAAGATCAAAACAGCGCACAAGCCGCAGCTCTTGCAGAGTCACAAAAAAATCTTCGCAACAGAAACGCTAAGGCTGTTGCCTCCGCCATGGCTTCTGAGAAAGCGGCTGCTCAAGCTGCTCAGGCAGCTGCCGCTGCTGCTGCCGCAAACTCTGCTAAAGAAGGAAACGGGCTTGGTGGCAACGGTGGCGGTAAAGGTGAAAAAGCCGGAGCCGGCGCTGGTAATAACGGATTGGATAAGGCCGGCGAAGAAATCGCTGGTGCACCAACAGGCGTAAGAAGCCTGGATCAGCTAAAGCAAATGCCGGGAAATAAAAGACCACAGTACAGTGAAGACGAGCGTCTTCAAGGTCATCAGGGTAAAGTCAGCTTTGAAGCTTACATCACAAAAGATGGCGTCCCTGTTCAGTTCAAAATGAAGCAGTCCACTGGATATAGAAATCTGGATAAGAAAACTTTGGCAGCCCTTAAATCCTGGAGATTCTATCCAGGACAAGAAGGCTGGGTTGAAATGCCATTCTCTTGGGATCTTAAAGGTGGCGTTCAAGAAGTGAAAGGCCGCCTAAGAACAGCCGTTGGCCAGCTTTAA
- the galU gene encoding UTP--glucose-1-phosphate uridylyltransferase GalU, giving the protein MSKVKKAIIPAAGLGTRFLPATKTVPKEMLTIVDAPIILYVVEEAIKAGIEDIVLIAGRGKHAIEDFFDKSYELEDKLERDGKSKLLERVTKVRDSANIISIRQKHALGLGHAVHCGLPIVGKEPFAVLLGDEITMEANGEPNVTSQLVRSFEETGTSTISVMKVSEKDVSKYGIAEVEEKSPGFFKVTSLVEKPKPTETKSRWALPGRYVFDNSIMDLLSNAQPSLNGEIQLTDSMKLLCQQKGLNAMTFTADRYDAGDKLGYLQANIELALKNPELSADLKSYILDLAKNLK; this is encoded by the coding sequence ATGTCTAAAGTAAAAAAAGCCATAATTCCAGCCGCAGGTCTAGGTACCCGATTTCTTCCGGCAACCAAAACAGTTCCCAAAGAAATGCTTACCATCGTTGATGCTCCCATCATTCTTTACGTTGTTGAGGAAGCCATCAAAGCTGGAATTGAGGACATCGTACTAATTGCCGGACGTGGAAAACACGCTATCGAAGATTTCTTCGATAAGTCCTATGAGCTTGAAGATAAATTGGAACGCGATGGAAAGTCGAAACTCCTTGAGCGCGTCACCAAAGTACGCGACTCCGCAAATATCATCAGCATCAGACAAAAACACGCTTTGGGCTTGGGCCACGCTGTTCACTGCGGCTTGCCTATTGTTGGCAAGGAACCTTTTGCCGTCCTTTTGGGTGACGAGATCACTATGGAAGCCAATGGGGAACCGAACGTAACTTCGCAGTTAGTGCGATCCTTTGAAGAAACCGGCACCTCCACAATCTCGGTCATGAAAGTTTCTGAAAAAGACGTTTCAAAATACGGTATTGCCGAAGTCGAGGAAAAATCCCCAGGATTCTTCAAGGTGACTTCTCTGGTTGAAAAACCAAAACCCACTGAAACTAAAAGCCGCTGGGCACTGCCTGGTCGCTATGTATTTGATAATTCCATCATGGATCTTCTAAGCAATGCGCAACCTTCGCTGAATGGTGAAATCCAGTTAACCGACAGCATGAAGCTGCTGTGCCAGCAAAAAGGTCTTAATGCGATGACTTTTACTGCCGATCGCTACGATGCTGGTGATAAGCTGGGATATCTGCAGGCCAATATTGAGCTTGCGCTTAAAAACCCGGAACTGAGTGCGGATTTGAAATCCTACATCCTGGATCTGGCAAAAAATCTTAAGTAG
- a CDS encoding aminoglycoside phosphotransferase family protein — MRIFLMVTHDAFLNSFLSRSLSTDAFKVFSLAGDASNRRYYRVVHDNQSWVLMRWEPFDPLNYPFMSVLNHFSKNGVHVPKIVAMSPEEGLVLLEDLGDLMLERKFWESQSHESSMEWYKMTVDEVVKIHHKATLDNDPNCSAFKMKFDTEKFLWEMNYGKDNLLAGILKFPFNEKSNKEISDIFLDICSKLDAEPKRIAHRDYHSRNVMIKLDKVHIIDFQDARLGPIQYDLVSLMRDSYVDMSDDMANKLINYYLEQSKQYLPKDFSREHFDRVYELQSIQRCFKACGSFASFFHQREDRRYLKYLSGTLRRVMKAINEFPEYKVFADILIDSGALERKYESL; from the coding sequence GTGAGAATTTTTCTTATGGTCACTCATGATGCTTTTCTAAATTCATTTTTAAGTCGCTCTTTGTCCACTGACGCATTCAAAGTATTCTCTCTTGCGGGAGATGCTTCGAATCGTCGCTACTACCGCGTGGTGCATGACAATCAATCCTGGGTGCTGATGCGCTGGGAACCCTTCGATCCACTGAACTACCCGTTCATGAGTGTATTAAATCACTTTTCAAAAAATGGCGTCCATGTTCCTAAAATCGTTGCGATGTCACCGGAAGAGGGTCTTGTTCTGTTGGAGGATCTTGGCGATTTGATGCTGGAGCGAAAGTTCTGGGAAAGCCAAAGTCATGAATCTTCCATGGAGTGGTATAAAATGACTGTGGATGAGGTTGTTAAAATCCACCACAAAGCGACGTTGGATAATGATCCGAACTGTTCCGCCTTCAAGATGAAATTCGATACTGAAAAGTTCCTGTGGGAAATGAATTACGGCAAAGACAATTTGCTGGCCGGAATTCTGAAGTTCCCTTTCAACGAAAAGTCCAACAAGGAAATTTCAGATATCTTTTTGGATATCTGCTCGAAGCTTGATGCCGAACCCAAGCGAATTGCTCATCGTGACTATCACTCCAGAAATGTGATGATCAAACTCGACAAAGTCCATATTATCGATTTTCAGGACGCTCGATTGGGTCCGATCCAATACGACCTGGTTAGCTTAATGCGCGACTCTTACGTCGATATGAGTGACGATATGGCCAACAAACTAATCAACTACTACCTTGAGCAATCAAAGCAGTATTTGCCCAAAGACTTCTCCCGCGAGCATTTTGACCGCGTGTATGAACTTCAGTCCATTCAACGCTGCTTTAAAGCCTGCGGAAGCTTCGCAAGCTTCTTCCATCAGCGTGAAGACCGTCGTTACCTAAAATATCTGTCTGGCACTCTACGCAGAGTCATGAAAGCCATCAACGAGTTCCCGGAATACAAAGTATTTGCGGATATTCTGATTGATTCAGGTGCATTGGAAAGAAAGTACGAATCCCTATGA
- a CDS encoding M23 family metallopeptidase produces MNQHLARIICTVILVVTYYQSVHANANNFTAKQIRSGDNLISILRNNGFTARERESVLASDVGLRRLFLTLDTKYLVRKASGEIELRMFDSQTSDAFRILKKNGKVQAGQYNPKFKTNVLRIDGKVHGSILGSILPKLNSNWVATRFMDAYAFDLKSFRGLRRGAPFWFTVEKKYEEGQFVKYGEILQASLEIDGEQVHKKFVKSKYGGVFFNDQDLQEKRAFYAPVNYIKIASRFQPNRLHPITKRKTPHLGVDFELPIGEPVLAARKGIVVRYGHNRAAGNYIVLRHAHGVESAYNHLYKIDRRIKQGLQLAPGDKIGEVGCTGYCTRAHLHFAIKLNGRMVDPLKYIKPYPKNMHQVLASQVAQN; encoded by the coding sequence ATGAATCAACACCTCGCACGCATCATATGCACTGTCATTTTAGTCGTCACATACTATCAATCAGTTCACGCCAACGCCAACAACTTTACTGCGAAACAAATAAGATCCGGAGACAATCTGATCAGCATTCTGCGCAATAATGGCTTCACCGCACGTGAACGCGAATCCGTTCTGGCTTCAGATGTGGGATTGCGCCGCCTGTTTCTCACTCTGGATACCAAGTATTTAGTTCGTAAAGCCTCAGGAGAGATCGAACTGCGCATGTTCGACTCCCAGACATCTGACGCATTTCGCATTCTTAAGAAGAACGGCAAAGTTCAAGCCGGTCAGTACAATCCAAAATTTAAAACCAATGTTTTGCGCATTGATGGAAAAGTTCACGGCTCCATCCTGGGCTCCATTCTTCCGAAATTAAATAGCAACTGGGTTGCAACCCGCTTTATGGATGCCTACGCATTTGACCTGAAATCATTCCGTGGTTTGCGCCGGGGCGCCCCTTTCTGGTTCACAGTTGAAAAGAAGTATGAAGAAGGTCAGTTCGTAAAATACGGAGAGATTCTACAGGCTTCGCTGGAGATAGATGGCGAACAGGTTCACAAAAAATTCGTAAAGTCCAAGTACGGCGGAGTGTTCTTTAATGATCAGGACCTGCAGGAAAAGCGCGCATTCTATGCCCCTGTGAACTACATTAAAATCGCAAGCAGGTTTCAACCAAACAGACTGCACCCCATCACAAAAAGAAAAACTCCACATCTTGGAGTTGATTTCGAACTGCCGATTGGAGAACCGGTTTTGGCGGCAAGAAAAGGTATCGTGGTTCGCTATGGTCACAATCGAGCGGCAGGAAATTACATAGTTCTGCGCCACGCCCACGGAGTTGAGTCAGCTTATAATCACCTTTATAAAATTGATCGTCGCATAAAACAGGGATTGCAACTGGCGCCAGGAGATAAAATTGGTGAAGTTGGATGCACAGGCTACTGCACTCGCGCACATCTTCATTTTGCGATCAAACTGAACGGCAGAATGGTGGATCCGTTAAAGTATATCAAGCCGTACCCGAAGAACATGCATCAGGTACTGGCTTCACAAGTGGCTCAGAATTAA
- the priA gene encoding replication restart helicase PriA, which produces MSEASLWRVAVDAPLPEALTYSSSLPLVRGQLVNVPLGKRKTKGLILGPTTEVPEFKIKAIDSIDEEYAPLPDAFVKWLEWLGSYYLHPVGQVVQSAFPPLKKTDKQRASKRAPVIPQLESDKLPDLTPEQKTSIDAIAQHQGFSTHLLFGVTGSGKTEVYLRLLDKALKEGKRGLVLVPEISLTPQLIQRFARRFGDKIAALHSQLTDRERTNQWWDVVEGRKSILIGARSALFCPVPDLGLIIVDEEHEPSYKQDEKLKYNGRDAAVMMGKIMNCPVVLGSATPSLETWKNAQEGRYHLHPLKNRVANRSLPEIEVIDLRKQKADDDHQKLMVEKYSHLPYWMSPQLFERMRETAERGDQSALFLNRRGIAQMVVCPACGHTRECPNCDISLTLHAGSHLVCHYCDYHEQMKKKCPDCKEGELEAIGLGTELLETDLTRLFPGKVIARADRDEIQSRADLEDLIARMESGEIDILVGTQMIAKGLDFPKLKLVGLVLADVGFNLPDFRATERSFQLMTQMSGRSGRHVKEGESPGLVIIQTFNTEHDSLVFARNHDFEGFAAHELNVREALNYPPCGKLVSFRIQGTKLNAVEETARLLARRAHSLKAQVEKYKAVEVLGPAEAALAKLRGQFRYHLLVKSPQGSLTNPFSRQLLGDQEWVPSGVKIIIDIDPMNLL; this is translated from the coding sequence ATGAGTGAAGCTTCTCTCTGGAGAGTGGCAGTTGATGCCCCTCTTCCAGAAGCTTTAACATACAGCTCATCATTGCCTCTCGTTCGCGGTCAATTGGTCAATGTTCCACTCGGAAAACGAAAAACCAAAGGCCTCATACTCGGACCTACAACTGAAGTCCCTGAATTTAAAATTAAAGCGATTGATTCCATTGATGAAGAATATGCACCACTCCCCGACGCATTTGTAAAATGGTTGGAGTGGCTGGGTTCCTATTATCTGCATCCTGTCGGGCAGGTCGTACAGTCAGCCTTTCCTCCCCTGAAGAAAACAGACAAACAGCGCGCCAGCAAACGAGCGCCGGTGATTCCGCAGCTGGAAAGCGACAAGCTTCCAGACCTGACCCCGGAACAAAAAACAAGTATTGATGCCATCGCCCAACACCAGGGCTTTTCAACACATCTTCTATTCGGTGTGACTGGATCCGGAAAAACGGAAGTCTATCTGCGCCTGCTGGATAAAGCTCTTAAAGAGGGCAAACGCGGATTGGTGCTGGTTCCAGAGATTTCACTGACGCCTCAGCTGATCCAAAGATTTGCACGACGCTTTGGCGATAAGATCGCAGCCTTGCACTCGCAACTAACCGATCGCGAACGCACCAACCAGTGGTGGGATGTGGTAGAGGGACGAAAATCAATTTTGATTGGCGCCCGCTCCGCCTTGTTCTGCCCGGTTCCTGACTTGGGACTTATCATTGTCGATGAGGAGCATGAGCCTTCCTACAAGCAGGATGAGAAACTGAAATACAATGGCAGAGATGCCGCCGTCATGATGGGTAAAATCATGAACTGCCCGGTGGTTCTGGGTTCTGCCACCCCAAGCCTTGAAACCTGGAAAAACGCACAGGAAGGGCGCTATCATCTGCATCCCCTGAAGAACCGCGTGGCCAACCGCTCTCTTCCGGAAATTGAAGTCATTGATTTAAGAAAGCAAAAGGCGGACGACGATCATCAAAAACTGATGGTCGAAAAATACTCTCACCTTCCATATTGGATGAGCCCGCAACTTTTCGAACGCATGCGCGAAACGGCAGAACGTGGCGATCAAAGCGCCTTGTTTTTAAATCGTCGCGGCATTGCTCAAATGGTCGTTTGCCCGGCATGCGGTCACACACGCGAATGTCCCAACTGTGATATCTCGCTCACCTTGCACGCTGGCTCGCACTTGGTATGTCACTACTGCGATTATCACGAGCAAATGAAAAAAAAATGCCCCGATTGCAAAGAGGGCGAGCTTGAAGCCATTGGACTTGGCACTGAACTATTGGAAACCGATCTTACAAGATTGTTTCCGGGAAAAGTTATTGCTCGCGCTGATCGCGATGAAATCCAAAGTCGCGCGGATCTGGAAGACCTGATTGCCAGAATGGAAAGCGGAGAAATTGATATTCTGGTCGGGACACAAATGATCGCCAAGGGATTGGACTTCCCGAAGCTTAAGCTTGTGGGCTTGGTGCTGGCCGATGTGGGCTTCAATCTTCCTGATTTCCGCGCAACCGAACGAAGCTTTCAGTTGATGACTCAGATGAGTGGCCGAAGCGGTCGTCACGTCAAAGAAGGCGAAAGCCCCGGCTTGGTTATCATTCAGACTTTCAACACCGAGCATGACAGCCTTGTGTTCGCACGCAATCATGACTTTGAAGGTTTTGCTGCTCACGAACTAAACGTTCGCGAAGCCTTGAATTATCCACCTTGCGGAAAGCTTGTGAGCTTCCGTATTCAAGGAACCAAATTGAATGCCGTCGAAGAGACCGCTCGACTTTTAGCCAGACGTGCTCACAGCCTAAAGGCCCAAGTTGAGAAATATAAAGCAGTCGAAGTACTGGGGCCAGCTGAGGCCGCACTTGCAAAACTACGAGGACAATTCCGATATCATCT
- the nagZ gene encoding beta-N-acetylhexosaminidase: MGINQVIGQHMFIGIQGHSLTADEKKFIVEKNIGGICLFGRNVAEPKQVHDLCAEIQSLRHKQADKAPLFIGIDMEGGRVHRLKPPFTVWPALRKLGDLDAPTVSFHFANRMGQELRSVGINLDFAPSVDVFTNDANKVIGDRSISSDPEMVAKHASALVRGYIKADIITCAKHFPGHGNTLLDSHEDLPVENLDRARLESCELIPFKKAFKSRVDMVMTSHIKFPNIDPEWPVTLSEIFVKKMIKEELRYRGLVITDDLGMKAMSAHYDIEEIPVRALQAGCDLLLYCNEFDVPPIAVEALLGAVAQGSLDQAQLESNHKRILELKKAKIVNPDPLPMEEVIKIVGHAEHLKIASAINSGTTPEGLLPE, translated from the coding sequence ATGGGAATCAATCAAGTAATCGGACAACACATGTTCATCGGTATTCAAGGTCATTCACTGACTGCTGATGAAAAGAAATTTATCGTGGAAAAAAACATTGGCGGCATCTGCCTGTTTGGCAGAAACGTGGCTGAGCCAAAACAAGTTCACGACCTCTGCGCAGAGATTCAATCTCTTAGACACAAACAAGCCGACAAGGCTCCTTTGTTCATCGGAATTGACATGGAAGGCGGCCGTGTTCATCGCCTGAAACCTCCGTTCACCGTTTGGCCAGCACTTAGAAAGCTGGGCGACTTGGATGCACCGACTGTCTCTTTCCATTTTGCCAACCGCATGGGACAAGAGCTTCGCTCCGTGGGAATCAATCTGGATTTTGCCCCATCCGTTGACGTATTCACCAACGACGCCAACAAAGTGATCGGCGACAGATCCATCAGCTCCGATCCTGAGATGGTGGCGAAACATGCCTCCGCCTTGGTACGTGGTTATATCAAAGCCGATATCATCACTTGCGCGAAACACTTTCCTGGTCACGGAAATACTTTGCTGGACAGCCACGAAGATCTTCCTGTTGAGAACCTGGACAGGGCACGCTTGGAAAGCTGTGAGTTGATTCCATTCAAGAAGGCCTTCAAGTCCCGTGTCGATATGGTGATGACTTCGCATATTAAGTTTCCAAATATCGATCCTGAATGGCCTGTCACTCTTTCAGAAATTTTCGTTAAGAAAATGATCAAAGAAGAACTGCGCTACCGTGGTCTTGTGATCACAGACGATCTGGGCATGAAAGCGATGTCAGCACACTATGATATCGAGGAAATCCCTGTTCGTGCACTCCAAGCAGGTTGTGATCTGCTTTTATACTGCAATGAATTCGATGTCCCACCGATTGCTGTGGAAGCTCTGCTTGGAGCAGTCGCACAAGGCTCATTGGATCAGGCTCAATTGGAATCAAACCATAAGCGCATTCTTGAATTGAAAAAAGCGAAGATTGTAAACCCTGATCCGCTTCCAATGGAGGAAGTAATCAAGATCGTGGGCCACGCAGAGCACTTAAAGATCGCTTCTGCCATCAACAGCGGCACGACTCCGGAAGGGTTACTGCCAGAGTAA